The genomic region AATTATCAGCGAATATACATAAACATGGAATACAAAAGGGAAAAAACTCACCGAAGAGCAGCTTCTCTAGCAGCATCTCGAACCTCCGGCTTCTCAGTCCTCCTTTTCTGGATAACTTCCAAAGTGGCACCAACAATGGACCTGGAGTAAGGCCTCTTGGTGGCACGGCGCTTCTTCTTCACGGCTTCTTGTGCAATGTCCTATAGATAGTGTAAAATGATACATATCAGTATGGATGCAATGAAATTAAATGGAATGGCATTCTAACTTCACCCACATTAATCAGTATCAAGCAATTGAGTACGGTTAAGAACCCCAATGACTAGCTCAAGAAAAAGCATTAACATATTGTTTAATGTCTCGCACACATAGTTTCGATCAAGTATTCACCTTCTTATGTTGCTTCCTATACATGGCTGTCCATGTAAGCTTCGACGGCTTCAATCTGTTGTGGAAGTACCTCTTGCATTTGGAATTGGCAAACAGAAAGACCTAGTTATTCCAGAAACAAACAGCTTCAGATTAATAACCCATAGCCAATAAATCATAGCAAAAAGCACCTTCACAGTGAAATTTAAAACAAACAAACCTGTGAATCACCGCGGACGAATCTGATGCCTTTGCCAGGGTAGATCTTCTGGCCGCTGAAACGGCAAAGTTCGGTCCTGGAATGCACCAAAGATCAAAACTCAGTGAACAGAACTCATTCAATTCATAACACCACAACAACAATGCCTTACACTTCTTCAATAATGGACCCTTTCTTTTGTGAGCAGCTTCATCTTATGTCTTTTAGTATATAATTCATAATCAACATTCAACAAGATTTTCAAATGAAACTCTTAATCATTACTCAAAacgggaataataataataattaaaatcttATGTTAGAAACCACTTATTAATCATTTTCAAACACACATGACATAAACCACTTATGTTATTTTTAGTGCCTTATTGAAAAAACAGAATCAAACAGCAAAGatattttcacattttttttctaatttatttctAAGAACAAAATCTTAATGAAGCATGCCAAAATTGAATATTCCCAGCTACAAAAAACAGAATCAAACAGCAAATAATTTATAACCTTGACATTTTTCCTAATTTATTTCACAATATCAAAGTTCTAAGTGCAAAATCTTAATGAAGCATACCAGAACTGATTATTCCCGGCTACAGCTTAAAATAAAACCACAAAAGAATAgccatcaatcaatcaaaaccaaTTAAgaccatttttttttaaaaaaaaagcaacatttccaaaaataaaaaacatgaaagtaagtataaaaattttcaaacagaATCAGAGATCCTTATTTCgtaaaagaatgaaaaaatcGTACTTGAGCACCATGGTTGCTGCTGCAGCTGCTTCGCGTGTTCCTCGATCTCCTTTGTGACGCGCAGAAACCCTAGAACCCAAATGTTCAGTTATGACTATATATATACACCAAAATTTCAATAAATAGCCTTCATTCCTTCAAATATCACGGAAATGCCACCGGGGTTTATCTCGGCCCATGTAATTTTACTGGGCCAAGCTCAATTACTTCCTTGGTTATCTGGGCCGTAATATTAGTTTCTAGCCCAAAGTAGAAGTTATAGGCTCGTTGGTTATTTTTGTAATGAAAAATTGGAATTATGCTTCAGTTATATATGTACTAGCAGAAGACCCGTAGTATCCACGGGTGGAAGATCTCTATTTGTTAAAttcttttatttgattatgtttataaaaaaatttttattattattttattaaaaaatacgtGTAATATGTATtgactaaaaaaaataaacaatatcttaattatttttaacaaaaaccaCGATAAAATTTGACACTTATTAAAATATTatgttttgaataattttttaaaaaagaggcACGACTTAAAGTCAATGATGCGATTGACTTAAAGTAGACTcttattgttaaaaaaattaaaatattagtaaTGTATTTAGATTACTAAAATATTAGTcacttatttaaattattttcatATGTCATATGTTCTCCTGTAATATTTTAAccgaaaaaaatatttatatttttaaataatttaacattaatttgtattttttttaacatcTTTTTTAATGGATAACTTTTAGGGaaaattttaactaaattttaaaacaaataaatacaTTTAttgtaatataaaaataaaagtaactattgagttttttttttttttactaattctTATGAGTTATGGAAAAAATTTTatgaaaagtttttaaaaattttataatataaattattattgtaaTGTTTTATAGTtctgaaacaaatttaaaaaaattgacagAGTAGTGAATGATGGTTTTAAACTTTAAAACAAAGAGGtacttagtgtgtgtttggatttcaGTTTGCAAAAGtgagtttgtataaaattgattttacaaaattgattttgatgaaaagtaagtttgggttaacatgatttatgtttggtaatatttatatcaaaattgattatagcaaaataaatgttgtttggattatactacttAAAATCACtcttagatgaaaaattactaaaagagacatcaatttaaattattttttttatatacatgcaAAAACAGAacctaacaaaaataatataaaaaaatatttattatataaataaataaatacaataaaaaaaatatgaaagagaatactataaattttataatgtcaaacaaaaagaaaatattttataatttttctagtactattagtactctttaatttagtattattttggactataaatttttattatttatggctttattgttacttataattaattttttatttattttgtccttttttatagaattataatttatattatacaaaattttgataataaacgtagtatataataattacaattacaaattttacaaagtcaaaataaaaaaaaatataaaacaaagatagagtacatcaaagaatagaaaaaaaatcatacagataaaaaaataataaaaccaacaacatatatcatatgaacaaaaaaaatacaataaaaactaaataaaattcatatgaataaaataaataaaaaatttcatacacaacataaatacaatgtagtaaaagatagaaaaaaaagaattcatatgaacaaaatataataaaaaaatcataacaattaataaatacctAAAAAATTATAGcactacaaaaaataaaaaaatcaacaatatttgtcatatgaataaaagaaatacaataaaataaataaaaaatcatataaactaagtcaaacaaaaataaaaaaaattcataaaaaatatacatataaatttattttaatcagtgtattaaaattaaaatttttaaatattattaactttttttcttatttttttgtttttattttttgtttctcttCCAATTCACAAAGAACACCCCCACCTCGGAAACACCAATGGAACGAGCCCGTTTGCTGGTTCCATAATCACTCATCACTCTCCGAGATCTCACTTTCCATAAGCCAACTAACCCCTTTCAATTCAAAAACCCCCCATTTTTGTTCATCTCTTTCTTCATTTCACATACacacatattttttttcttattcttatcGTTGATTTTTCCTCTTTCTTCATCGATCGGGGAAAATGGGGGATAATCAGCCGGAAGAAGAGAGAACCACCGATAGCAGCGATTTTACGTCGGAGGATGAGGGAACGGAGGACTACCGGCGCGGCGGCTACCACGCCGTCAGAATCGGCGACACCTTCAAGAATGGCCGCTACGTCGTTCAGAGCAAGCTTGGTTGGGGCCACTTCTCCACTGTCTGGCTCGCTTGGGACACCCAAAACTCTGTAATCACTCACTCTCTTTCAAAATCGAAGCTTTTTTGTGGGCTCTGTAGAATTTCTTACATTGGAATGATTTTATAGTTGGGAAGATAAGCACTTTTTGGTGAATATTTGAAGTGTGTATGGTTAGGGATTAGTGAATTCGTGTTTTTTTAGCTGCCTTAGGAGCTTAAGATTTTGATTATAATGTGTTTGTTAAGCTTAAAAAAAGTTTAGAGCTGTGGTGATGATTTGAAGTGTGCTTGGTTTAGGATTAGTGAATAATTGGTTTTTTAATCTGCCCTAGGAAGTTGAAGTCTTTAATTACAATGTTTTTGAAGCGTGTTTGAGATTTTTTTAGCTGCCTTAAGCTTTTGATTAAAATGTGGTTTTGAGCCTGAAGTTTATAGTTGTGAAATAAGATATTTTTGAAGATGATTTGAAGCTTGTTTGCTTAGTGATTTGTGATTAAAAGATTTTCcctttttctgttttaattttttgCTCGCTTAGGAAGCTAAAGCTTTGGTTTTAATATGGTTTTGAACCTATAGAAGTTTTTGAGTTAGTTAATCTAAACACAAGTTTTATCTTTTGCCCCAAATCATTGTTTAGGCCTGAGTGCCTGACCCTTTGTGAGGATTCAATAGTATTGGAGAAAAACTGCAATTTTATTACTACCAGGCTTCTTTGAGTTCAGCTATATGCTTGTGCAGTTAGAATGAGTGTGGATTTTTATTTGGAGCTCTAAAACCATTGTATAAGtgaaaattcaaatattttcaaatggAAAACTAAATATGCTATGAAAATCTGTAATCTAGTAAGCAAACAATTATTTGGCATCTTTACAATTCTTTagcttgactttttttttttacccttttttttacaTGATCGGTGTGTGAATATAATTTTTCATGTTCTGATGGAGATATGCAGAACTATGTAGCTCTGAAGGTTCAAAAGAGTGCTCAGCATTACACTGAGGCGGCAATGGATGAGATAACAATTTTGCAACAGATTGCGGAGGGTGACCCGGAGGATAAGAAATGTGTGGTGAAGCTTTTGGACCATTTCAAGCATTCTGGTCCGAATGGACAGCATGTCTGCATGGTCTTTGAATACCTTGGCGATAATCTATTAACTCTTATAAAGTATTCTGATTACCGCGGGATGCCTATTAGTAGGGTTAAAGAGATATGCTTTCATATTTTGGTTGGATTGGATTACTTACATAAGCAGCTTTCTATTATACATACTGACTTGAAACCCgaaaacatccttctcttatcaATGATAGATCCGTCCAAAGATCCTAGAAAGTCTGGCACTCCTCTCATTCTTCCAAATAGTAAAGATAAGACAGTGCTAGAGTCTGGAGGTGCAAAAGACCTGAAAACATCAAATGGGGATTTGCTCAAGAAtcataagaaaaaaattaaaagaaaagctaAGCAGGCAGCACATGGATGTGTGGAGAAGGAAGCTTCAGAAGGAGTTGATGGTAATCCTGAAACCTCTGGTGCCATAGAATCGTCTCCAAATGCAAGTTCTGCAAAAGAACAAGCTTCCAGTTCTACAGGCACCCATCGGTTATCAGATGCTGATGGAACAAAGTCAAAAGAACAGAGTGGTAAAAGGGGAAGCCGTTCAATGAGACAAAAGCTGCTGGCATCAGCTGATCTGAAGTGCAAGTTAGTTGACTTTGGTAATGCTTGCTGGACATATAAACAGTTTACAAATGATATCCAGACAAGACAATATCGGTGCCCAGAGGTGATCCTTGGGTCGAAGTATTCTACTTCTGCAGATCTTTGGTCCTTTGCTTGCATTTGTTTTGAGCTTGCCACGGGAGATGTTCTATTTGATCCTCACAGTGGTGACAACTTCGATCGGGATGAGGTGTGTATATTATGTTTACAACGTGTGATTAGAACGTGCGATTATTCTAACTTATATGATGAGAATTTCTAGGTTTTCAGGTCCTTATAttgaaacttaaaatttgaatgaACTTACAAATGATAACATTTTAAAAGTCAAGTGTGTGAATAATATGCATATGAATTTTGGAACAAGCTTTAGGTGCTTGAATTTTCTAAAACTATGATAGAAGAGTTGTAGTATTATATATCTATGAAGTCTGTCATTGATTGTTAGTCAAAATTCAATTCAGCCACTTAGAATGAGGAAGATACCTACTATCTGTATTAGCTAGTTCAGCATGAAATGAGTAGCTTGTTTTAGTAAATAAATTTCATGGTTGCTttattttcaaaacttctttattgGTTGAAAGGATTACATATGTATTTTTCCAAGTCCAAAGTCTTTAAGGTCATCAAATCCCAACAAGCAAACCAATTAGTCTAAAGTAAAGAAGATACTGTAGTGACAGGCGTTGGTTTTTGCATAGCTTTGATGGCTCTGGTTGGGAAGGAATGCTAGTTCTTTTTGGATGTAGATCTCTTTTGGTGTAGGATATGGAGCTGAATGAGTAAAACATTTGTTGGTGTTCACTTCATGATtccaactctttttttttttaataactttttGTGGAGTATCTAGTGTCTTATTCATtatatacattttttatttttctactggTACATTCTTGTATGGCGTGAAGAGGCGATGTGCATGGGTAAATGTAAATATGCTGTTATTTTGGATCCAAGTAGCACAGTGCTGgatgagaaagaaaatagaatCACTATAGGTTTTGGGAGATTTCACACGATAACTTAGGATTTTATTCCTCCATGCTGGCATATGGAGAATAATGCTTAGCCTAGTCCATGTCTGATGGGGAACCACAGTCCTTTATTCAACTTTTACGATACAAAACTATTTATATGTTAGTACCCAGTGAGAGAGATGGTTCATGATGTGGCATCAAAGTTTCTATAATCAAATGATCCATATTTCAATCCTTTTTGCCTCTGTTCTTATAGATGTCCATGCTTCAAGCTCAAAGCCTCAAAGTGAGGAGTGTGTGTTACGGTATAAATCCGTTCATGTGCCTCTAGCTCGCTACCGAAGAGTTTAAACTTTGGAAGATATGGTTTATGATAATAGCCACCTCCTCTAATATCAAGTCTCAAACTTAAAAAATTCCAATAGAGTAAACCTTTGCTGCCACTTGAGTTATGATTATTAACTAGTCACCACGCTGTTTTATAGGATGCTATCTTGAGGTTTTAGCCTACCGACTATCGCCCTTTCGTAAACTTCATGCATATTAGTTAATTGAGGCATACATTGCTGCTTTCACCAAATGGTTTGGTTGGTGTGTGGTTTTAATTGATTGGATATTGGTCTTTCAAAAAGAACAATAGAGATGTGCTTATCAAATTCAATGCCAGATTTATAGCTTTATTTGGTGGGAGTGATCAATTGTTGCCATTCATTTTTCGGTTCTAATTTCTGAATGTTGTTCTATAATTTGTCTCAGGACCACTTGGCATTAATGATGGAACTTCTTGGAATGATGCCGCGGAAGGTAGTAATACTTTTCTGTGTACTTCTCAATCAATCATTTTCATGACATTCATGACTAAGGCTAACATGTATGTGCATCATAATTCTCAGATTGCATTAGGAGGCCGTTATTCTCGCGATTTCTTTAATAGATATGGGGATCTAAGGCATATCAGG from Arachis ipaensis cultivar K30076 chromosome B02, Araip1.1, whole genome shotgun sequence harbors:
- the LOC107626427 gene encoding 60S ribosomal protein L24; the protein is MVLKTELCRFSGQKIYPGKGIRFVRGDSQVFLFANSKCKRYFHNRLKPSKLTWTAMYRKQHKKDIAQEAVKKKRRATKRPYSRSIVGATLEVIQKRRTEKPEVRDAAREAALREIKERIKKTKDEKKAKKAETTAKSQKSQGKANVSKGAQPKGPKLGGGGGKR
- the LOC107626428 gene encoding serine/threonine-protein kinase spk-1 isoform X1; translated protein: MGDNQPEEERTTDSSDFTSEDEGTEDYRRGGYHAVRIGDTFKNGRYVVQSKLGWGHFSTVWLAWDTQNSNYVALKVQKSAQHYTEAAMDEITILQQIAEGDPEDKKCVVKLLDHFKHSGPNGQHVCMVFEYLGDNLLTLIKYSDYRGMPISRVKEICFHILVGLDYLHKQLSIIHTDLKPENILLLSMIDPSKDPRKSGTPLILPNSKDKTVLESGGAKDLKTSNGDLLKNHKKKIKRKAKQAAHGCVEKEASEGVDGNPETSGAIESSPNASSAKEQASSSTGTHRLSDADGTKSKEQSGKRGSRSMRQKLLASADLKCKLVDFGNACWTYKQFTNDIQTRQYRCPEVILGSKYSTSADLWSFACICFELATGDVLFDPHSGDNFDRDEDHLALMMELLGMMPRKIALGGRYSRDFFNRYGDLRHIRRLRFWPLNKVLMEKYDFSERDANDITEFLVPILDFVPEKRPTAGQCLQHPWINAGPRLLEPSVVSSDHSLPGAIAGISDQKKKDKDEREAMEAGMGNIAINTDTKPVMASPSKKLFQGSHSHK
- the LOC107626428 gene encoding SRSF protein kinase 3 isoform X2 — translated: MQNYVALKVQKSAQHYTEAAMDEITILQQIAEGDPEDKKCVVKLLDHFKHSGPNGQHVCMVFEYLGDNLLTLIKYSDYRGMPISRVKEICFHILVGLDYLHKQLSIIHTDLKPENILLLSMIDPSKDPRKSGTPLILPNSKDKTVLESGGAKDLKTSNGDLLKNHKKKIKRKAKQAAHGCVEKEASEGVDGNPETSGAIESSPNASSAKEQASSSTGTHRLSDADGTKSKEQSGKRGSRSMRQKLLASADLKCKLVDFGNACWTYKQFTNDIQTRQYRCPEVILGSKYSTSADLWSFACICFELATGDVLFDPHSGDNFDRDEDHLALMMELLGMMPRKIALGGRYSRDFFNRYGDLRHIRRLRFWPLNKVLMEKYDFSERDANDITEFLVPILDFVPEKRPTAGQCLQHPWINAGPRLLEPSVVSSDHSLPGAIAGISDQKKKDKDEREAMEAGMGNIAINTDTKPVMASPSKKLFQGSHSHK